In a single window of the Prochlorococcus marinus CUG1415 genome:
- a CDS encoding diacylglycerol/polyprenol kinase family protein produces the protein MIKFTIILLYLFSIFLISIVFKKYNEESREIVRKIIHIGIGPLIPLAQFLKIDQNSALIFTGIVSLIVLINYTYKLFPTIEDVERKSYGTLFYCLSLFILICFFWDKDPYALITGFFIMTFGDGLAGLIGKSFNSKSWIFFKQKKSLLGTITMFLISLIVVYSIGYAQQNSFTLNYFTIAFFATVLEQFSVLGIDNFIVPISSALLFNFVITN, from the coding sequence TTGATAAAATTTACGATAATTTTATTATATTTATTTTCAATTTTTTTAATATCAATAGTTTTTAAAAAATATAATGAAGAAAGCAGAGAAATTGTCAGAAAAATAATACATATTGGAATAGGACCTTTAATACCACTTGCACAATTTTTAAAAATTGATCAAAATTCAGCTCTAATTTTTACAGGAATTGTTTCATTAATAGTTTTAATCAATTACACCTATAAATTATTTCCCACAATTGAAGATGTTGAGAGAAAGAGTTATGGAACATTATTTTATTGTCTAAGTTTATTTATTTTAATTTGTTTTTTCTGGGATAAAGATCCATATGCATTAATTACTGGATTTTTTATAATGACTTTTGGCGATGGATTAGCTGGTTTAATAGGAAAAAGCTTTAACTCAAAGAGTTGGATTTTTTTTAAACAAAAAAAATCTTTATTAGGTACTATAACAATGTTTTTAATAAGCTTGATAGTAGTTTACTCAATAGGATATGCCCAACAAAATAGTTTTACTTTAAATTATTTTACAATAGCTTTTTTTGCCACTGTTCTTGAACAATTTAGTGTTTTAGGAATAGATAATTTTATTGTCCCAATCTCATCAGCATTATTGTTTAATTTTGTTATAACTAACTAA
- a CDS encoding 3-deoxy-7-phosphoheptulonate synthase, which produces MMASSNNSALEKTSDLHVVETRPLIPPSRLHNDIPLDHTSANTVSKTRRSIQNILHHNEQKLLVIVGPCSIHDLEAAKEYSKYIKHFREIYKDKLEIIMRVYFEKPRTTIGWKGLINDPHLDDSYDINTGLRRARSLLSYLATNGIPSATELLDPIVPQYIADLISWTAIGARTTESQTHREMASGLSMPIGFKNGTDGSFATAINAMQSASKSHHFLGVNSNGMASIVNTTGNPDGHVVLRGGSKGPNFESKHVQRISAELKQCNLPHKVMIDCSHGNSNKDFRKQSEVLKNIASQIINGEQNILGVMLESHLKEGNQKLLKKEDLEFGRSITDACIDIETTKELLAILYSSVS; this is translated from the coding sequence ATGATGGCATCATCAAATAATTCAGCTTTAGAAAAGACATCTGATTTACATGTTGTTGAAACACGTCCATTAATACCGCCAAGTAGATTACATAATGATATACCTTTAGATCACACCTCTGCTAATACAGTATCTAAAACAAGACGATCGATACAAAATATTTTGCATCATAATGAACAGAAGCTTTTAGTTATTGTTGGTCCATGTTCAATTCATGATCTAGAAGCGGCAAAGGAATATTCAAAATATATTAAACACTTTCGAGAAATTTATAAAGATAAATTAGAAATAATTATGAGAGTATATTTTGAGAAACCAAGAACAACTATTGGTTGGAAGGGACTTATAAATGATCCCCATCTAGATGATTCTTATGATATTAATACTGGTTTACGAAGGGCTAGAAGTTTGCTGTCATATCTAGCAACTAATGGAATACCATCTGCTACAGAATTACTAGATCCAATTGTGCCTCAATATATTGCCGATTTGATAAGTTGGACAGCCATAGGCGCGAGGACTACTGAAAGTCAAACTCATAGGGAAATGGCATCAGGATTATCAATGCCTATAGGCTTTAAAAATGGAACTGATGGTTCTTTTGCTACTGCAATAAATGCAATGCAGTCAGCTTCAAAATCGCATCATTTCTTAGGTGTAAATTCCAATGGAATGGCTTCTATTGTCAATACTACAGGAAATCCAGATGGTCATGTAGTGTTGAGAGGTGGCTCAAAAGGCCCAAATTTTGAAAGTAAACATGTTCAAAGAATTTCAGCGGAATTAAAGCAATGTAATCTGCCTCATAAAGTGATGATTGATTGTAGTCATGGAAATTCTAATAAAGACTTTCGAAAACAGTCTGAAGTGCTAAAAAACATAGCTTCTCAAATTATTAATGGTGAACAAAATATTTTAGGGGTTATGCTTGAAAGTCATTTGAAGGAAGGGAATCAAAAACTCTTAAAAAAAGAGGATCTTGAGTTTGGCAGAAGCATTACAGATGCATGCATAGATATAGAAACAACAAAAGAATTACTGGCTATTTTGTATAGTTCAGTTAGTTAG
- the acnB gene encoding bifunctional aconitate hydratase 2/2-methylisocitrate dehydratase, translating to MKNLETLLKDYADHVSERAAKGIPPLPLNAEQTNCVTKLLEQDSNYDSSYLLDLLINRVPPGVDEAAYVKASWLTAIVNAEKYCKSINAEKAIEILGTMIGGYNVNSLVEILKGENSLLAKKAAVVLKNIILVYDSANEIYELSHKNIYAKEVVNSWANAEWFKNKKVLEKEITCLVFKVDGETNTDDLSPAVHATTRPDIPMHALAMLEFKKPDGLKILENLKKHNLPIAYVGDVVGTGSSRKSAINSLIWHIGEALPFVPNKKTGGIVIGGKIAPIFFNTAQDSGALPIEADVSHMKTGDVIKIYPYEGIIKKIEKDSNTEELISKFDLYPSTLTDEIQAGGRINLMIGRSLTDKIRNKLDYKPSEIFIRPQNPTESNAGFTQAQKIVGKACGLEGVRPGTTCEPIMTTVGSQDTTGPMTRDELKELACLGFTADLVMQSFCHTAAYPKPIDLVTHKELPDFISQRGGVALKPGDGIIHSWLNRMLLPDTVGTGGDSHTRFPLGISFPGGSGIVAFAAAIGSMPLNMPASVLVKFQGELLPGITLRDLVNAIPLFAIKKGLLTVEKANKKNIFNGKIMEIEGLPNLKLEQAFELTDATAERSCAGSTILLSQETVQEYLRSNICLLEKMIESNYEDSKSISRRINDMKNWLQKPSLIQPDTNAQYEEIIEIDLAKVTQPIVACPNDPDNVKEINEVANTNIDEVFIGSCMTNIGHYRAAAKVLEGVQNLKAKLWICPPTKMDEETLKAEGYYKIFESCGARLELPGCSLCMGNQARVDEGSVVFSTSTRNFDNRLGKNAQVFLGSAELAAVCALLGKIPEIEEYQDITKNKINPYSDELYRYLQFDEIYNFSLSK from the coding sequence ATGAAGAATTTGGAAACATTGCTAAAAGATTATGCAGATCACGTATCTGAAAGAGCAGCTAAAGGAATACCTCCTTTACCTTTAAATGCTGAGCAAACAAATTGCGTTACAAAATTATTGGAACAAGATAGTAATTACGATTCATCCTATTTACTTGATTTACTAATAAATAGAGTACCACCAGGAGTTGATGAGGCTGCTTATGTAAAAGCAAGCTGGCTTACAGCTATTGTTAATGCCGAAAAATATTGCAAATCAATAAACGCTGAAAAAGCAATTGAAATATTAGGAACAATGATAGGTGGATATAATGTAAATTCTTTGGTTGAGATACTTAAAGGAGAAAATAGTTTACTAGCTAAAAAAGCAGCAGTTGTTTTAAAAAATATTATTCTTGTTTATGACTCAGCTAATGAAATTTATGAATTATCTCATAAGAATATTTATGCAAAAGAGGTTGTAAACAGTTGGGCAAATGCAGAATGGTTCAAAAATAAAAAAGTTCTAGAGAAAGAAATTACGTGTTTAGTGTTTAAAGTTGATGGGGAGACAAACACAGATGACTTATCTCCAGCAGTGCATGCAACAACACGCCCCGATATACCAATGCATGCATTGGCTATGTTGGAATTTAAAAAACCAGATGGACTAAAGATTCTAGAAAATTTAAAAAAACACAATTTACCAATAGCTTATGTTGGTGATGTTGTCGGAACAGGAAGTTCTAGAAAATCTGCCATTAATTCACTCATTTGGCATATAGGCGAAGCTCTCCCCTTTGTTCCAAACAAAAAAACAGGTGGAATAGTAATTGGTGGCAAAATAGCCCCTATTTTCTTTAATACCGCACAAGATTCAGGAGCTTTACCTATAGAAGCTGACGTATCTCATATGAAAACAGGAGATGTTATTAAAATATATCCTTATGAAGGCATTATTAAAAAAATTGAAAAAGATTCAAATACAGAAGAATTAATAAGCAAATTCGACTTGTATCCATCAACTCTTACTGATGAAATTCAAGCTGGTGGCAGAATTAATCTTATGATTGGAAGATCTCTTACCGACAAAATTAGAAACAAATTAGATTATAAACCGAGTGAAATATTTATCCGACCACAAAATCCAACCGAAAGTAATGCCGGCTTTACTCAAGCTCAAAAAATAGTAGGCAAAGCATGCGGCTTAGAGGGAGTTAGGCCAGGAACGACCTGTGAACCAATTATGACCACAGTTGGCAGTCAAGATACTACTGGGCCAATGACTAGAGATGAACTAAAAGAACTAGCTTGTTTAGGATTCACTGCAGATTTAGTCATGCAAAGTTTTTGTCATACAGCTGCATATCCTAAACCAATAGATCTAGTTACACATAAAGAATTACCTGATTTTATATCTCAAAGAGGTGGAGTAGCTCTTAAGCCTGGAGACGGAATAATTCATAGCTGGCTTAACAGAATGCTTCTCCCTGATACTGTTGGCACAGGTGGAGATAGTCATACAAGATTTCCTCTGGGCATTTCATTTCCTGGAGGCTCGGGCATTGTTGCCTTTGCCGCCGCAATAGGATCAATGCCATTAAATATGCCGGCATCTGTGCTGGTTAAATTTCAGGGAGAATTATTACCAGGAATCACTCTTAGAGATTTAGTCAATGCAATCCCTCTCTTCGCAATTAAAAAAGGACTCTTAACTGTTGAGAAAGCAAATAAGAAAAATATATTTAACGGGAAAATTATGGAAATTGAGGGATTACCAAACCTAAAACTTGAACAAGCTTTTGAACTCACTGATGCTACTGCAGAACGCTCGTGCGCTGGTAGCACAATACTTTTATCCCAAGAAACTGTTCAAGAATACTTAAGAAGCAATATATGCCTGCTAGAAAAAATGATTGAAAGCAATTATGAAGACTCAAAATCAATTTCTAGAAGAATAAATGATATGAAAAATTGGTTACAAAAACCATCATTAATCCAACCAGATACAAACGCTCAGTATGAAGAAATCATTGAAATTGATTTAGCAAAAGTAACACAACCTATAGTTGCTTGCCCTAACGATCCAGATAACGTAAAGGAAATCAATGAAGTTGCAAATACAAATATTGACGAGGTTTTTATAGGTTCTTGCATGACAAATATTGGTCATTACAGAGCAGCTGCGAAAGTTCTTGAAGGTGTACAAAATTTAAAAGCTAAATTATGGATTTGTCCACCTACAAAAATGGATGAAGAAACTCTAAAAGCTGAAGGTTACTATAAAATATTTGAAAGTTGTGGTGCAAGATTAGAGTTACCAGGCTGTTCTTTATGTATGGGAAATCAAGCCAGAGTAGATGAAGGATCTGTAGTATTCTCTACTAGTACAAGAAATTTTGACAATAGACTTGGGAAAAATGCGCAAGTATTTTTAGGGAGTGCTGAATTAGCAGCAGTTTGCGCACTGCTTGGAAAAATTCCTGAAATAGAAGAATATCAGGATATTACTAAAAATAAAATTAATCCATATTCAGATGAACTTTATCGTTATCTTCAATTTGATGAAATATACAATTTCAGTTTGTCAAAGTGA